A single region of the Aeromonas hydrophila subsp. hydrophila ATCC 7966 genome encodes:
- a CDS encoding transglycosylase SLT domain-containing protein produces MRLVAVAGLLAGLTACSTRPPAQPENLCQIFREKPDWHKAALKMNEKWGTPIQVVMAMMYQESSFVHDAQPPMQYFLFIPTGRASSAYGYAQVKDETWADYQRETGNGWSDRDDFADAIDFMGWYTHKAQRLNGTSKWDAYGQYLNYHEGWGGYRRGSYRSKGWLMKTSRKVEARAQRYGAQYRQCKDQLSSGGWFW; encoded by the coding sequence ATGCGCCTCGTTGCGGTGGCCGGCCTGCTGGCCGGTCTGACCGCCTGTAGTACCCGGCCGCCGGCCCAGCCGGAAAACCTGTGCCAGATCTTTCGCGAGAAACCGGACTGGCACAAGGCGGCGCTCAAGATGAACGAGAAGTGGGGAACCCCGATCCAGGTGGTGATGGCCATGATGTATCAGGAGTCCTCCTTCGTGCACGATGCCCAGCCGCCGATGCAGTATTTCCTCTTCATCCCGACCGGGCGTGCCAGTTCCGCCTACGGCTATGCCCAGGTCAAAGATGAAACCTGGGCTGACTACCAGCGGGAAACCGGCAACGGCTGGAGCGATCGCGACGACTTTGCCGACGCCATCGACTTCATGGGCTGGTACACTCACAAAGCCCAGCGGCTGAATGGCACCTCCAAGTGGGATGCGTATGGCCAGTATCTCAACTATCACGAAGGGTGGGGTGGCTATCGGCGTGGCAGCTACCGCAGCAAGGGATGGCTGATGAAGACATCCCGCAAGGTGGAGGCCCGTGCCCAGCGCTACGGCGCCCAGTATCGACAATGCAAGGATCAGCTCTCCAGCGGGGGCTGGTTCTGGTAA